A single region of the Lycium barbarum isolate Lr01 chromosome 2, ASM1917538v2, whole genome shotgun sequence genome encodes:
- the LOC132626362 gene encoding uncharacterized protein LOC132626362, with the protein MFQVKSVEEAVSVLLPQSPEKLRQLMKLSYYKPAKNVPSCFLNDFIDVMCTVNHQERKELIETLYNKRKFADLPKITQPTLIVWGEYDQIFPLELARRLKRHLGENAQLAVIKDAGHAINMEKPKELYKHLKSFLLESRPHIKPDSNGNSDKLD; encoded by the exons ATGTTTCAAGTGAAGAGTGTAGAGGAAGCTGTTTCAGTTTTGTTGCCACAGAGTCCTGAGAAGTTGAGGCAGTTGATGAAATTGTCATATTATAAGCCTGCCAAGAATGTTCCTTCTTGTTTCCTCAATGATTTTATCGAT GTGATGTGCACAgttaatcatcaagaaagaaaggAGTTGATAGAAACATTATACAACAAGAGAAAGTTCGCTGATCTTCCTAAGATTACTCAG CCCACATTGATAGTATGGGGAGAATATGATCAGATATTCCCACTGGAATTGGCTCGCAGATTAAAAAG GCATTTAGGCGAGAATGCCCAACTCGCGGTAATAAAGGACGCAGGTCATGCAATTAACATGGAGAAACCGAAGGAGCTTTACAAACACTTGAAGTCATTCCTTCTTGAATCTCGCCCTCATATTAAGCCGGACAGTAATGGCAATAGCGACAAACTAGATTAA